In the Streptomyces formicae genome, one interval contains:
- a CDS encoding TIGR03089 family protein: MNANDRTPADLLRSALAADPGRPLVTFYDDATGERVELSVATFANWVAKTANLLQGDLAAEPGDRVALLLPAHWQTAVWLLACSSVGVVADVGGDPASADLVVSGPESLDAARACSGERIALALRPLGGRFPQTPEGFADYAVEVPSQGDRFAPYAPVDPDEVALAVDGGELSGAEVVERARADAERLGVGPGRILSGLSYGAWEGLSSGLYAALASGGSVVLCRNLDQAAEGVLEKRVADERVTVTVR, encoded by the coding sequence GTGAACGCCAACGACCGCACCCCTGCCGACCTGCTGCGATCCGCGCTCGCCGCGGACCCGGGCCGCCCCCTTGTCACCTTCTACGACGACGCCACGGGCGAGCGCGTGGAATTGTCCGTGGCCACCTTCGCCAATTGGGTGGCCAAGACCGCCAATCTGCTCCAGGGCGACCTCGCCGCCGAGCCCGGCGACCGGGTCGCACTGCTGCTTCCCGCGCACTGGCAGACCGCGGTGTGGCTGCTCGCCTGTTCGTCGGTGGGAGTCGTCGCCGACGTGGGCGGGGATCCGGCGTCGGCCGATCTCGTCGTGAGCGGTCCCGAATCCCTTGACGCGGCGCGCGCCTGCTCCGGCGAGCGGATCGCGCTGGCGCTCCGGCCGCTCGGCGGGCGCTTCCCTCAGACGCCGGAGGGCTTCGCCGATTACGCGGTGGAGGTGCCGAGCCAGGGGGACCGGTTCGCTCCGTACGCGCCGGTGGATCCTGACGAGGTCGCGCTCGCGGTCGACGGGGGCGAGCTGAGCGGCGCCGAGGTGGTGGAGCGGGCGCGCGCCGACGCGGAGCGGCTGGGCGTCGGACCCGGACGGATTCTTTCGGGGCTGTCGTACGGGGCGTGGGAGGGGCTCAGCTCGGGGTTGTACGCCGCGCTTGCCTCCGGGGGGTCCGTGGTGCTCTGCCGGAACCTCGACCAGGCCGCTGAGGGGGTTCTCGAGAAGCGGGTCGCGGACGAGCGGGTGACGGTCACCGTGCGGTGA
- a CDS encoding LCP family protein, whose protein sequence is MSESRGTYGPGAGASPSGMGAVRRRRRWLRYGALGVAVLVLAAGGVGWAAYQKLNGNITKDTDAAAELARYEKERPTPLVHDAQNILLIGSDTRAGRGNGKYGRDPGTQRSDTTILLHLAADRQSATAVSIPRDVMVDIPSCRRPDGSRTRAQFAQFNWAYEFGGTACTIRTIEKLTKIRVDHHMVVDFAGFKGMVDAVDGVQVCLRAPVDDTDAHVKLAAGKQTLNGEQALGYVRARKSLGNGSDTDRMDRQQEFLGALVNKVQSNDVLLNPAKLYPVLDAATSSLTTDPALASLRGLYELVRGMRNIPTERVQFLTVPRQSYSYDANRDELVEPAAEELFTRLRTDSPVQVTPREPEKSAPSQERAYEESSYEEGSGYEEGYEDSGEYGSDEKPDDPSHTPSPAPTFRGNTAAGATCE, encoded by the coding sequence ATGTCCGAGTCGAGGGGTACGTACGGGCCCGGTGCCGGTGCGAGTCCCAGTGGCATGGGTGCCGTCCGGCGCAGGCGGCGGTGGCTGCGGTACGGGGCGCTCGGTGTCGCCGTCCTGGTGCTGGCCGCCGGGGGCGTGGGCTGGGCCGCGTACCAGAAGCTCAACGGCAACATCACCAAGGACACCGACGCGGCCGCCGAGCTGGCGCGCTACGAGAAGGAGCGGCCGACGCCGCTGGTGCACGACGCCCAGAACATCCTGCTCATCGGCTCCGACACCCGCGCGGGCCGGGGCAACGGGAAGTACGGCAGGGATCCCGGCACCCAGCGCTCGGACACCACGATCCTGCTGCACCTGGCGGCGGACCGGCAGAGCGCGACCGCCGTCTCCATCCCGCGCGACGTGATGGTGGACATCCCGAGCTGCCGACGGCCCGACGGCTCCCGGACCAGGGCCCAGTTCGCCCAGTTCAACTGGGCGTACGAGTTCGGCGGCACGGCCTGCACCATCCGCACGATCGAGAAGCTGACGAAGATCCGCGTCGATCACCACATGGTGGTGGACTTCGCCGGGTTCAAGGGCATGGTCGACGCGGTGGACGGCGTGCAGGTCTGCCTGCGGGCCCCGGTCGACGACACCGACGCCCACGTGAAGCTCGCCGCGGGCAAGCAGACCCTCAACGGCGAACAGGCTCTCGGTTATGTCCGGGCGCGCAAAAGCCTCGGCAATGGCAGCGACACCGACCGGATGGACCGCCAGCAGGAGTTCCTCGGGGCACTCGTCAACAAGGTGCAGAGCAATGACGTCCTGCTGAATCCCGCCAAGCTCTATCCCGTTCTCGACGCGGCGACTTCTTCGCTCACCACTGATCCGGCACTCGCCAGCCTGCGGGGTTTGTACGAACTGGTGCGCGGCATGCGCAATATCCCCACAGAACGGGTGCAGTTCCTCACCGTGCCCCGGCAGTCGTACTCCTACGACGCCAATCGCGACGAGCTCGTCGAACCGGCGGCCGAGGAACTCTTCACCCGGCTCCGCACCGACAGCCCGGTCCAGGTGACCCCTCGGGAGCCCGAGAAATCGGCGCCGAGCCAGGAACGGGCGTACGAGGAGTCCTCGTACGAAGAGGGATCCGGATACGAGGAGGGGTACGAGGACTCCGGTGAGTACGGGAGCGACGAGAAGCCGGACGACCCTTCACATACTCCGTCGCCCGCGCCGACATTCCGGGGCAACACGGCCGCTGGAGCTACCTGCGAGTAA